A stretch of Castanea sativa cultivar Marrone di Chiusa Pesio chromosome 2, ASM4071231v1 DNA encodes these proteins:
- the LOC142624797 gene encoding uncharacterized protein LOC142624797 — translation MNREQEETQFLSLFGIYKEACKIMYSGRRLLGQISLVLILPLYVIFLVHMEASELLFSKIFHNEIVLDDTQAKSPTKNKVSNVLTSECTTFWLSKAAYFTILLILSLLSTSAVVYTIACIYTGREVNFKKVMSVVPKVWKRLMATFLCYNLFFFVYNILAIVILFIWKLEFGSTKAFFPILIVFIFMFFVGFVYMTIVWQLANVVTVLEDTDGFGAMIKGKALTQGKMGVAALVFLKLYISFAIIQVLFQNLVVHGVSLGVVSRVGIGVLCLLLLFNLFLFGLVVQTVLYFVCKSYHHENIDKSALSDHLKLF, via the coding sequence ATGAATAGGGAACAAGAAGAGACGCAATTTCTCAGTCTCTTTGGTATCTACAAAGAAGCTTGCAAGATCATGTACTCAGGGAGGAGACTCTTAGGCCAAATCAGCTTGGTCTTAATCCTTCCTCTGTACGTAATCTTCTTGGTTCATATGGAAGCATCTGAGCTTTTATTCTCAAAGATCTTCCACAACGAAATTGTCTTGGATGATACCCAAGCTAAGTCTCCTACAAAAAACAAAGTCTCCAATGTTCTCACTTCAGAATGCACCACTTTTTGGCTTTCCAAAGCTGCATACTTCACTATCCTCCTCATCCTTTCACTCCTCTCTACATCAGCTGTGGTTTACACCATTGCATGTATTTACACAGGCCGTGAAGTCAATTTCAAAAAGGTTATGAGTGTTGTCCCAAAGGTGTGGAAGAGGCTTATGGCCACGTTTTTGTGTTATAACCTATTCTTCTTCGTTTACAACATTCTGGCTATTGTGATCCTCTTTATTTGGAAACTTGAATTTGGGTCAACCAAGGCTTTTTTTCccatattaattgtttttatattcaTGTTCTTTGTGGGGTTTGTGTACATGACCATAGTTTGGCAATTGGCTAACGTTGTGACCGTGTTAGAAGACACGGACGGATTTGGGGCCATGATTAAGGGCAAGGCACTTACACAGGGAAAGATGGGTGTGGCTGCTTTGGTATTTTTGAAGCTCTATATTTCATTCGCAATCATACAAGTTTTATTTCAGAATCTAGTTGTGCATGGTGTGTCATTGGGCGTAGTGAGTAGGGTAGGCATTGGGGTTCTATGTTTGTTATTGCTTTTCAATTTGTTTCTCTTTGGGCTTGTGGTTCAGACAGTGCTCTATTTCGTTTGCAAGTCCTACCACCATGAAAATATAGACAAGTCAGCCCTCTCGGATCATCTGAAGTTATTCTAG
- the LOC142626072 gene encoding mediator of RNA polymerase II transcription subunit 33A-like, producing MEQSNDWVQVVIEITKDAQEKGSDPHVWAMQLSKFLNSEGVSLPSIEVAEALVSYICWDNNVPILWKYLDKALVLNIVPPLLVLALFSTRVIPSRRHQPAAYRLFMELIKRHAFSLKSQIKGMNYQRVMQSIDTILQLSQIFGLKTSEAGTIVVELIFSLVWQLLDASLDDEGLLELTSEKKSRWATNPQDMEIDGHDTYDEKQSECHERMQKFNTLMAIELIGQFMQNKVTSRILNLARQNMSSHWKGFTQRLRLLQANSSALKNAEITPEALLQLASNSHLVSQEIRLKSRLNSHDIVVIGALASSTSLCNGASHSDHWLPLDLILEDAMDTKEVNVIGAIENIKGLIKVLKAINFTTWHNTFLGLWIATLRLAQRGRDSIYSPRFRLDNRFCTLLCIITLVVADFIDEEESSAPLDETEYGSTSSWKERSVPGKCRNELASSLQMLGDYKGLLIPLKSTVSAANQAAAKAMFYISGINIENTNLECISMNHMPANCAGNMRHLIVEACIARNLLDTSAYFWPGYVNGKINQIPVSSPGQVPGWSSLMQGESLTPVMINALVSTPASSLAELEKIFEIAVNGSNEEKISVATILCGASLIHGWKVQEHTADFIIRLLSLPAPADYSGRESHLIGYAHMLDILILGITSLECLQLFSLHGLVPHLACSLMSICEVFGSCVSNELCTAATGEKISAHTVFSDAFTLLLRLWRFYHPPIKLRTGIAVQIEFFQTPEYLLLLRNFYLLSHGRNHQSRNKRRHKAVARSLSPHPIFICSFPKMRDWYQQHVASIHSTLSGLVLEAHVHQIVDALLGMMFRGSQSLHSVSSGSSVRGPKDEDTFLRLNLPAWNILEAVPFAVEAALKACANGRLSPRELSTGLKMLCNFLPASLASIVSYFSSEVCRGVWKPVSMNGTDWPSPDANLSDVEEQIKKVVAATGVDVPSIASGGSSAPTLPLPLAAFVCLTLTFRAVESPLYLAIPALEFIAAGSPWPCMPIVASLWCQKVKRLFDYFVFSASRSVFLQNHSAVVKLLQSCFTATLGINSSPVSSNGGVAVLLGNGLKFPFNDWSPVAPGILFLHAIRSLKGTLLITEDILSLLMHSVREIAYSGLHRETLEKMKTTKNIVRSGKVSFAAALARVKLVASLGASLVYICGGFSLVQPLFKETLTSWLISPHSSELEGRSEGMVEVLMGYALAYFAFLCGAFGLGVDSSSYASNWRQDILKGHMKFLANALDGKISLGCHRATWHVYVSEFLSLMTDCAPTWVLNTDVNVLKSISRGLKQWNNEKLAFALLVISGAGNMGAVAEFIIENAL from the exons ATGGAGCAAAGCAATGATTGGGTCCAGGTGGTGATAGAGATAACCAAAGATGCACAAGAAAAGGGTAGTGACCCTCATGTCTGGGCAATGCAGTTGTCCAAGTTCTTGAACTCGGAGGGAGTGTCACTGCCATCCATAGAAGTGGCAGAGGCTTTGGTTTCCTACATTTGTTGGGACAACAACGTTCCCATCTTGTGGAAGTACTTAGACAAGGCCTTGGTGCTAAACATTGTGCCCCCTCTTCTCGTTCTTGCTTTGTTTTCaacaag GGTTATTCCAAGTCGTCGTCACCAGCCGGCAGCATATAGGCTTTTCATGGAGCTCATTAAGAGACATGCCTTCAGCCTTAAATCTCAAATAAAGGGCATGAATTATCAAAg GGTTATGCAATCGATAGATACTATTCTTCAGCTCTCCCAGATATTTGGTCTGAAAACTAGTGAAGCTGGGACTATTGTGGTTGAGCTCATCTTTTCACTTGTGTGGCAGTTACTTGATGCATCATTAGATGATGAAGGGTTGCTAGAACTTACCTCAGAAAAGAAGTCTAGATGGGCAACTAATCCTCAAGATATGGAAATAGATGGTCATGATACATATGATGAGAAGCAGAGTGAATGTCATGAAAGAATGCAGAAATTTAATACATTGATGGCTATTGAGCTTATTGGGCAATTTATGCAGAATAAAGTAACTTCCAGGATTCTTAACTTAGCACGCCAGAACAT GTCCTCACATTGGAAAGGATTTACCCAGCGCTTACGGCTGCTTCAAGCAAACTCATCAGCTTTGAAAAATGCAGAAATAACTCCTGAGGCACTTCTGCAGTTGGCTTCAAATTCTCACCTTGTCTCTCAAGAAATCAGATTAAAGTCTAGGCTAAATTCCCATGACATTGTGGTTATTGGTGCTCTGGCTTCTTCTACCAGTCTGTGCAATGGGGCTAGTCATTCTGATCATTGGCTCCCACTTGATCTGATTTTGGAAGATGCTATGGATACAAAAGAGGTCAATGTCATAGGCGCCATTGAAAACATCAAAG GTTTGATTAAGGTCCTCAAAGCCATAAATTTCACCACCTGGCACAACACCTTCTTGGGCCTGTGGATTGCGACTCTTCGTCTTGCACAAAGg gGTCGGGATTCCATTTACAGTCCTAGGTTTCGTCTAGATAATCGGTTTTGCACCTTACTGTGCATCATAACTCTAGTGGTTGCTGATTTTATTGACGAAGAGGAAAGTAGTGCACCACTTGATGAAACAGAATATGGCTCGACAAGTAGCTGGAAAGAAAGAAGTGTTCCAGGAAAGTGTCGCAATGAGTTGGCCTCCAGCTTACAGATGCTAGGCGATTACAAGGGGTTGCTGATTCCTCTTAAATCCACTGTTTCTGCAGCAAATCAGGCTGCTGCAAAGGCAATGTTCTATATTTCAGGCATCAATATTGAAAATACAAACTTAGAATGCATCAGTATGAATCATATGCCAGCTAATTGTG CTGGAAACATGCGGCATCTAATAGTTGAAGCTTGTATAGCTAGAAATCTACTGGACACATCAGCATATTTCTGGCCGGGCTATGTGAATGGAAAGATCAATCAAATACCGGTTAGTTCTCCAGGACAAGTGCCTGGTTGGTCATCATTAATGCAGGGGGAATCGCTTACTCCAGTAATGATAAATGCTTTGGTATCCACTCCTGCTTCAAG TTTAGCAGAGCTTGAGAAAATATTTGAGATTGCTGTCAATGGTTCAAATGAAGAGAAGATATCAGTGGCGACAATTCTTTGTGGGGCCTCCCTAATCCATGGTTGGAAAGTACAG GAACACACTGCTGATTTCATTATAAGATTATTGTCTCTTCCAGCTCCTGCAGATTACTCAGGGAGGGAGAGCCATTTGATAGGTTATGCTCACATGCTGGATATACTTATTCTTGGAATAACATCCCTTGAATGTCTTCAGCTTTTCTCACTACATGGCTTG GTTCCACACCTTGCATGTTCATTGATGTCAATCTGTGAGGTTTTCGGGTCATGTGTGTCCAATGAGTTGTGCACTGCTGCAACTGGGGAAAAAATCTCTGCCCACACTGTGTTTTCAGATGCATTTACTCTTCTTTTAAGGCTATGGAGGTTTTATCATCCTCCGATTAAACTGCGAACAGGGATTGCAGTCCAAATTGAATTCTTCCAAACTCCAGAATACCTATTACTTTTACGTAATTTTTACCTGCTATCTCATGGACGCAACCACCAAAGTCGAAATAAAAGGAGACACAAAGCTGTTGCAAGGTCATTAAGTCCACACCCCATATTCATTTGCTCATTTCCAAAAATGAGAGATTGGTATCAGCAGCATGTTGCAAGCATACATTCAACCCTCTCTGGACTTGTTCTAGAGGCTCATGTTCATCAGATTGTTGATGCGCTTCTTGGAATGATGTTCAGAGGAAGTCAGTCTCTGCATTCTGTTAGTTCTGGAAGTAGTGTCCGTGGACCTAAGGATGAAGACACCTTTCTAAGACTAAATTTGCCGGCATGGAATATACTGGAAGCGGTTCCTTTTGCGGTTGAAGCTGCTTTAAAAGCCTGTGCTAATGGAAGACTTTCTCCCCGTGAACTATCTACAG GGCTTAAAATGTTATGTAATTTTCTTCCTGCGTCTTTGGCTTCCATTGTAAGCTACTTCTCATCTGAAGTATGCCGGGGTGTTTGGAAACCAGTTTCTATGAATGGAACGGATTGGCCCAGCCCTGATGCAAACTTATCTGATGTCGAGGAGCAGATAAAGAAAGTTGTAGCTGCCACTGGTGTTGATGTTCCAAGCATTGCCTCAG GTGGAAGCTCTGCACCCACACTTCCACTGCCCCTGGCTGCCTTTGTATGCCTAACCTTAACCTTTAGAGCTGTGGAAAGTCCACTCTATTTGGCTATCCCAGCCTTGGAATTTATTGCTGCAGGATCCCCATGGCCTTGTATGCCAATTGTGGCTTCCCTGTGGTGCCAAAAGGTGAAACGTTTGTTTGACTACTTTGTATTTAGTGCATCTCGTTCAGTCTTTCTCCAAAACCATAGTGCTGTGGTAAAACTTCTTCAAAGCTGCTTCACTGCCACACTAGGCATAAATTCCTCTCCTGTCTCAAGCAATGGTGGTGTCGCCGTCCTTCTTGGTAATGGACTTAAATTCCCTTTCAACGATTGGTCTCCTGTTGCCCCTGGGATTCTCTTTCTACATGCCATTCGATCCTTAAAAGGAACTCTTCTAATTACAGAAGATATTCTCTCTCTGTTGATGCATTCTGTGAGAGAAATAGCATATAGTGGACTTCATAGAGAGACATTGGAGAAGATGAAGACTACCAAAAATATAGTAAGATCTGGAAAAGTTTCGTTTGCTGCAGCATTGGCACGGGTGAAACTAGTGGCTTCTCTTGGGGCTTCTTTAGTATATATATGTGGAGGATTCAGTTTGGTTCAGCCATTGTTTAAAGAAACTTTGACTTCATGGCTTATATCTCCTCACAGTTCAGAGCTGGAAGGAAGGTCAGAAGGGATGGTTGAAGTGCTAATGGGATATGCACTTGCATACTTTGCATTTCTATGTGGAGCTTTTGGTTTGGGTGTTGACTCATCATCATATGCATCAAATTGGCGCCAAGATATCCTCAAAGGCCATATGAAATTCTTAGCGAATGCACTTGATGGGAAGATATCACTTGGATGTCATCGGGCAACTTGGCATGTGTATGTTTCAGAGTTTTTGAGCTTGATGACGGATTGCGCACCAACTTGGGTGCTGAACACAGATGTAAATGTGTTGAAGAGTATAAGTAGAGGTCTGAAGCAGTGGAACAATGAGAAGCTTGCTTTTGCGTTGCTTGTTATTAGTGGGGCTGGTAATATGGGTGCAGTTGCGGAATTCATTATTGAAAATGccttgtaa